The window AAGGGAACGGAGCGCGTCGAGAAGTCGGGCGCGGTGCTGAGCAGATCTTCGAAGATCTCGAAACGACGCGCGGCGCGCGCGGGCTCGCGGCGACGCGGTACGTCATCGGGTCCATCGAGGTCGTAGCCCCGCAGTTGCTGAGGAACTGTCAAGTAGTCGGCCAGTGCCTCGCGCCAGGCGTGCCGCCGGCGCAGGTCCCACAGGTAGTGGCGGGCCCGCAGGACGCGCAGGCGCTGTTCGTCTGTGCGCACGTCGCCGAAGGCTTCGCTGTAGGGGTAGCCGCCCAGCAGCGGCCAGACGTCGGCGGCTGTGCGGGTCGGCGTCACGTCCTGAAGCAGGTACAGGCCCAGTTCGATGTCGAGGAGGTCGCCGGGACGGAAGCTGCCGAGGTTCGCCGGCCATACTTCGGTGAGCTGCTTCGGCGAGCAGCGTCGGTGCCATCCACTGCGGTCACGCATGGCGGCCTCCTTCGGTACGCGGTGGTTCTGGCTCCTGTCGGCTCGGGGCGGAGAGTTCGCGGCCCACCAGCCGTAGAAACGCCTGGTCGTCCAGGAGAGTGACCCGCCCGGCCATGTCGTCGGGCAGGTTGCGGCGGAACTGCCGCCCGTACGCCTCGTTCTCGCGGAAGCGGTACCGGGGTACGACGAGGAAGGCACGCTCGTACGGAGGGTCACCCCGGAAGGGAATGGTCGTGCGCGCCAGGAGTGCGGGGTTGACGCGGTCCTTCACATCCACGGCCCAGTGCCGACGCCCGGGCAGCGGGACGCGAAGGTCGTATGCGTCGTAGTTCGGCCACATCTCGGCCGTGATCCCGAACTTCTTCTTCAGTGCGGCTTCCAGATCCGTCTCGGCGAGTCCCGGGCTCGTGACGAACATGCGGAGGGGACGGCTGAGTTGGAAGACACCGCCCTTGTCGGGGCGCAGTGGAGTGCCATCGCCCCCTGCCCCGTCACGGCGGCAACGGTCCAGTTCGCAGCGGTGTCCGCCGACGAGCAGCGGCACCATGAGGCAGTGGCAGCGCGCGCACTGCCGATACGCGCCGTCACGCAGATAGGACGCGGGGGCGGGTTCGTAGCAGCGCTTGATGACGCTGTGCAGCAGCATCCCGCATTCCGGATCGCCGCCGAGCAGCGCCAGTTCAGCACCGGTGAGCACGGGCCGAGTGGTGAGAAGGGCACGGAAAGCGGTGTAGGTGCCGGGTGACTTGGCTGCGCGGCAGACTGCGAGGGCTTCCAGGATCCGTTCGTTCTCGAACAGTTCGGCGGCGGGATCGGCGGCGCTCACCTCCCACTCCAGGCACAACTGGTGCGGCAGCCTGGTCTCGGGATCGACCAGCAGAGCCGTGCCCGAGCGGACCTCGTCGGTGAGGGTCAACGGCCATTCCCCGAGCGGCCGTTCGCAGGCCCAGCGAACCATTTCAGGCACGCTGCCCGGTGGTTCCTCACCCCGCCGCAGGCAGTGCAGCACGAGGCGGTTGTAGGCGTTCTGCACCTTGGCCGGGTAGACCGGGTTGGGCACGGTCCGCAGTCGGGACAGGCAGGCGAGGGCGCTGGCGATCAGGCGCAACAGCGTCTCGTCGGCGGTCCCTGCGCCTTCGGGAATCGCGGGCAGCAGGTCCGTCGTCGTCATACCTCTCCCTCTCCAGCAACGGTCGGGCCTGGCCCGGCACTCGGACACCACTGGGATACCGGACAGGACTGACAATGCGGTCCGGGCCGGGCGTCCCACGCCTCGTCGTCTCGCCAGGGACCGCCGTACCGCCGCAGCACGGACCGCGCCTTGGCCTGCTGCTCGGGATCGGTCGGATCGATGACATGGGGATCGGAGCCGTCCGGCCGGAGGATCTCCACCTCGACGCGCGATCCGCCCGGGTCACCGCCCAGCGCACCCTGTGCCAGCAGCGTGACGGCCAGAGCGAGTTGGGGATACGTCTCCAGGAGATCCACCTGGTTCCGTCGCCGCTTCCTCGTCGTCTTGAGTTCTCGCCACACCCAGGAGCCGTCCTCCTGGTAGAGCAGGTCGGGCTTGGCGACGACCACGGCCTGTGCGGCGGTGTCGTGGACGACCCGCAGGGCCTCCGGCTCGACCCGCTGGACAAGTCCCGGGTCCTGGAAGGGGCAGGCGTCGACGTGGTGGAGCAACATGTCCCGGCCGGTCGTGGCGTCCTCGTCGGAGACCCGCCACCGCCCTTCCGTCCAGTTCTCGCCTTCGGTAGGCATGTCCGCGACGGCGCAGGGCGGCCACCCGTCACGCCGGTGCAACTTCTCGATCCAGCCGTGCACCGCCTGGCCAAGTTTGGCGGCGCTGCCGTACTCATCGGACCTCGGCAGGTGTAACGCACGCAGGAACGCCTGTGCGGGGCAGGCCGCGTGGTAGCGGAGGTCGCTGACGGACACCTTCCGCAGCGGTGCGACACGCGACGACACCCCAAGGACCCCGGGCCTGCGCGGCACGGCCGGGCAGGCCGTGAACTGCTTGCAGTCGACACAGGAGGAGCCGGGCGTCGGCGCCCCACCCGCCACGACACGAGCGACGTGCGAGTGCCCATGCTCGGCGTAGTACGCCTCGGCGTCCTCGGCGGTACCGTCGAACTGCACCCGGGGCCGGCCATCGGCCAGCCCAACCTCGACGACACGAACGCGCTCGGGCCGGGCGACGGGTCCGAGCGGCTGGAAGGCCCGCGACCACTTGAGGGGCCAGGCCGCCGGTCGCCCGTGGACCGCCACGTACACGGCGATGGCTATCTCGCCGGACTCGGATGCCTTGGCCTGGCCGTGCCGCAACCGCCGGTACTCGCGCAGCCGTCCGTCGGCGGACTCGTACCGCCGCCACCAGGCGTACATCTCCCAGAACTTGCCGTTCTCGCGCTGCGCCACCCAGTAGGCACGGACGGGGCGCAGCTTCTTGTCGCTTTCCGCGGCCAACGCCTGCATGTACGACCGCAGGGCATGCTCGGCGTAGGTGAGATGTCCGGGGTGGAGGGCGGGCGTCCTGAAGCGCAGCCCCTCCAGGGCCTGGTCGAGTGTCTGCTCGTGGAACTCGACCCGGTCGACGGCGTCCATGACCGGCCCGAGGGTGAAGGTTTCGAGCTCCGCCTTCGGCAGCCGCAGGCGCTGGGTCGGCCACAGCCCTGGTCGGGCCTTGGCGGCGGCGTGCGAGGGGCAGGTGTGCTCCTCGTCTCCGCCGGTTCCGGGCCCGACCCGCAGAAGACTGTCGTCCCCCGTGAGCCAGTGCGGCCTGCGCCATGCCATGTCGTGGCCCATTACCTCCCCCTTCGAGACAGACGTCGCCCAGACGCCACCCCTCGGCGTGGCCGGGGGCGTCGATGTCTTCGACCGTAGCACGGAACATTGGAACTCCTTGGAAGTTCTTGGCATAGATTGGCTCGTGCGCTAAGGTGCCCCTCATGGCGGCATCACTGGAGGAGCTCGAGCAGCGCCTGTCCCATCTGCGCACCGAGTTGCGCGGCGCCGTACGCGCCCGGGACAAGGCCGAAACCACGCGCATCCGTCGCGCCCTGCGCGAGGCGGAAACCGCGTGGGAGCAGGCTCTCGATGCAGAGGCCGCGCCGGATGCCGAAGCCGGGCCGGACACCGAGGCACTCGCGCCGGAGGCCGGGACGCGGAAGCCACCCACGACGACAGACGAACCACGCCGCCAGGAGCGCCCCGCGCACGGCTCCATCCCGGTCCGCGAACAGGTGCACCAAGCGCTCACTCTGCTGGGTGCTCCCGCGTCCCCGAAACTCATCTCGTCCGCGTACGAGGCGTTCTTCACCGAGCCGCTCGTCGCCGCCAAGCTCGCGTCGCTGCGCCGGGACGAGGAACGCTCCTTCACGGCACAGGGTTTTGCCCGCCCGTACTACATCTGCGCGGCCCTGACCCACGACCGTCTCGTCCCCGCCCGCGGGCTTCTCGCTCTGTCCACCTGGCCTGTGGAGCGACGGATCATCGCCCCGCTCAGCCCCCGGACCGACTTCCTCACCCACGCGGTGGGCACCGCCGAGCAGATCCAGCGACTGGCCACCGCAGGGCATCCGGCCCCGGACGCGGCCTGGCGGCTGCTGCGCCGGTTCGCCCTCACGATCCCGGGCGCCTGTGATTCCGCGGCCCCGGAACCCGACCCCGCCCGTGTGATCGCCGCCGCCCGTGCCGAAGCGGCCGTCCACCAGCAGGAGGACGACCAACAGCGGCAGACGGCGGCGGAGCGCGTCCGTTCTCAACTCACCGACACACAAAAGCTGTTCGGTGCAGCACCGCTGCGTGATGCCCTGCGTGACGCGAGCGGCAGCATGCACTGACCTCTCCTGGCGGGTGAGACGACCACGGTCGTCCCACCCGCCGGCACACCTCCGAAGACGTCCCCGAAGCAGAGACGATGCCCTCTCAGCAGTCCGAACCCCCCGACGACAGCCTCGCGCGGCTACGCGGACCGCGCCCTCCCCAGCCGTACACCGCCCGCAAGATCACCGCCCTGACCGCCAATCCCGCCTGCGCCCGCCGCGCCGTCCTCGACGCGGCCGGCGTGGACAAGGCGCTGCTCGCCCAGCAGGTCGGATACGAGCCGCGCTTCGGCCAGTCACCCTTCGCCCTCGCCCGCGAGCAGGCGTTCCACAGCCTCGTGAAGTGGGGCGGCTACGCCGAGCTCATCCGGCTGCTGCGCGAGCAGCTCACCGTCCCCGTGGCAGAGGCCCATGTCACCGACCTCAACGAGGTGGCGGGCAACACGGCCCTGCACGTGCGCGAGCGGGAGACCCGCTGCCTCATCGCGCATGTGGCCTCCGGCCAGGACGTACGGCTCATCCTCGACCGCCCCGTGCTCACCCTCGAAGTCGCCGGTCAGACGGCGTACTTGGAACCGGACGCGCTCACCCACCGCATCGACGGGAAGTTCCACGTCGTCCTGATCCGCTCGTTCGCGGCGATCGACGGCCAGGCAAACCCGACCGCCGTCGCCGAGGCGGCCAAGCAGGCCGCGGTCTACGTCCTAGCCCTGCGCCGCGCCTTCGACATCGCCGGGCTGCCCACCGAGCAGATCTCCCACAAGTTCCTGCTCGTCTGCCCCAAGGACTTCTCCAACCGCCCCTACGGCCGCCTGATCGACCTCCGGCAGGAACTCGACGCCCTCCAATTCCAGCTCACGCGCCTGCGGCGCGCCGAGGACCTCGCGGCCCGACTCCCCGAGACGGCGACCCTGGACACGACCCGAAGCACGGACGAACTCTCCTCTTCCATAGAGGCGTTGGACGCGTCGTACACGCCCTCCTGCCTGTCTTTCTGCGAAATGGCGCGCTACTGCCGCGACGAGGCCGACGGATGCGCCTCTCCGGCCCGCCTGGGCAGCGGCGTACGCAACAACCTGCCGGGCATCGACTCCACCCGCACCGCGCTCGACTACCTGGACGGCGTCTCCGCCCCGGGAGAGGCCGAAGCGGAAGCCGCCGACCTGTTGCGCGATGCCGCCCGACTGCGCCGACTCCGCCGGGGGGCCGCATGAGTGTCCTGTCCACCGTCGCCGCGCTCACCGCATCCCGCACCGGCCGTGCCGAACCGCTGACGACCGTCCGCCATCAGCACCTGGACGAGAAGCCGTTCGTCCTGGTGCCACTCACCCTCGCCGGCGAGGCGTGCGCGCCCCTGGCCGCGCTCGCGGGCACGGACCCCGAGCACCCGACCCTCCTCACCGTCCGCCAGCCGCGCAACCGCGCCGAACGCTTCCGGTTCGCCGAACGCCTCGCCGCACTCCTCCTCGCGTACATCGACGGGTGCCGGACGGAGACGGAGCCCTACACCGTCGGCCGCGGCAAGGAGAAGGAGGAACGCCTACGCTTCCAGCGGGCCCCGCAGCTCCTCGTACCGAACGGTGAGGGCATCGCGTACGTGCGCCTGCTCGGCCGTCTGACCAGACTGCGCGCCACCGAGGGGCCGTACGCGGTCGACCCGTCCGTGCCCACCCTCGGCAAGTGGCTGACCTGGTACGCGGAGCTGGCCGAGTTCCCGAACTCCGGTGTGCTCCTCGCGATGACCCGGCTGCTCGCCGCGCACTGGGTCACGGGCCAGAGCCCTTCCGAGGACTCCCACCTCGCGTCCCAGCTCGCCTGGATCGATCCACCGGAGGGCAGCGACGGCGCGCGTGCGGCGCGGGAGGCGGAGGACCCCTCCGTGTGGCCGCCGGCTGGTCCGTCCACGGACCCGGTCTTCGACCGGACCCTCCACGAGCTGATGACGCGCTACGACGAGGCGTCCGACGAGCGCGGACGCGAGGCGGTCGGCCGCCAGATCGACCGTGAGCTGAGCGGCCAGATGCTGCCCACCTGGCGGCTCATGTGGCGCGGCGTGGAGCTGCTCCACGATCTGCCGGAGGGCGCCCACGTCCCCGACCGCTGGGCCCTCGACCGCCGCTGGTTCTCCGAGTACGCCGAGTACCTGGACGCCGACGGCCGCCCGCAGGCCCGCCGCGACCAGGCCGTCAGAGCTGCCCGCCGCCTGGCCCGGCTGGAGGACGCGGTCACCCGCTACGAGGCGGAGCGCGCCTACGACGATCCGCTGGTGATGGCGGAGTACGAGCTGACCGGCGAGGCGTTCACGGGAACGGTGACGGCCAGGGACGAGGACCGCTACGTCCCCGGCGACCGTCCCGGCTCCCAGGTCTGGCGCCCGATGATCACCCTCCGCACCGGCACCGACACCCGCGTCGGTCTCGCGGTCGGCACGGAGGTGAAGTCCCCCGCCCGGCCCGGCCAAGCAGCCCGGATCCTCGAAGTACGACAGGAGGACGACGGCGGCCACACCGTGGTGCTCCAGCTCAAGGGCGGCTTCGCGAACAAGCGCAAGCCACCGGCACCGGCCGGCACCCTCGCGGAGACCGGCGAGGAGCTGACGTACACCACGCTCAACCCCACGGCCATGCCGTCCGCCCTGCCCGACGAGGAGAACACC is drawn from Streptomyces bottropensis ATCC 25435 and contains these coding sequences:
- a CDS encoding PD-(D/E)XK nuclease family protein, with the translated sequence MAWRRPHWLTGDDSLLRVGPGTGGDEEHTCPSHAAAKARPGLWPTQRLRLPKAELETFTLGPVMDAVDRVEFHEQTLDQALEGLRFRTPALHPGHLTYAEHALRSYMQALAAESDKKLRPVRAYWVAQRENGKFWEMYAWWRRYESADGRLREYRRLRHGQAKASESGEIAIAVYVAVHGRPAAWPLKWSRAFQPLGPVARPERVRVVEVGLADGRPRVQFDGTAEDAEAYYAEHGHSHVARVVAGGAPTPGSSCVDCKQFTACPAVPRRPGVLGVSSRVAPLRKVSVSDLRYHAACPAQAFLRALHLPRSDEYGSAAKLGQAVHGWIEKLHRRDGWPPCAVADMPTEGENWTEGRWRVSDEDATTGRDMLLHHVDACPFQDPGLVQRVEPEALRVVHDTAAQAVVVAKPDLLYQEDGSWVWRELKTTRKRRRNQVDLLETYPQLALAVTLLAQGALGGDPGGSRVEVEILRPDGSDPHVIDPTDPEQQAKARSVLRRYGGPWRDDEAWDARPGPHCQSCPVSQWCPSAGPGPTVAGEGEV
- a CDS encoding HU-CCDC81 and SPOR domain-containing protein, which produces MTTTDLLPAIPEGAGTADETLLRLIASALACLSRLRTVPNPVYPAKVQNAYNRLVLHCLRRGEEPPGSVPEMVRWACERPLGEWPLTLTDEVRSGTALLVDPETRLPHQLCLEWEVSAADPAAELFENERILEALAVCRAAKSPGTYTAFRALLTTRPVLTGAELALLGGDPECGMLLHSVIKRCYEPAPASYLRDGAYRQCARCHCLMVPLLVGGHRCELDRCRRDGAGGDGTPLRPDKGGVFQLSRPLRMFVTSPGLAETDLEAALKKKFGITAEMWPNYDAYDLRVPLPGRRHWAVDVKDRVNPALLARTTIPFRGDPPYERAFLVVPRYRFRENEAYGRQFRRNLPDDMAGRVTLLDDQAFLRLVGRELSAPSRQEPEPPRTEGGRHA